Below is a genomic region from Aminiphilus circumscriptus DSM 16581.
GCATCCTTCGGCCCCTGCTCGGCAGCGACCTTGTCCAGGTAGGGCAGGGAGAATTCATTGACGATTCTCTTCACGTCTTCATCGCTAAACTCAATGTACGTGGTGCCCCACTCCTTGAAGGACTTGTTGAACATCTCACGCTCTTCCATGGTGACAGCGTCCATATAATCCGTATTGAAGGCTCGGGCCGCCGTCTCGACAATCATCTGGAGATCTTCCGGCAGGGCATCCCATGCCGCCTTGGACGCCCAGAGTTCCATTCCCTGGGGAACCTGCAGGGCCGGGCCGATGAAATACGGGCACACTTCGTAGAGCTTGAGGTCCCTATAGAGCCACCATGCGGTACCGCTGCCATCGAGGGTGCCCGTGGCGATAGCCATGTAGGTCTCCGGGTGCGGAAGCATGACCGGAGAAGCACCGAAATGTTCCACGAAATCCGACATGGATCCGAAGAACCTCACCTTGAATCCCTTCAGATCTTCCAGGGATTTGATCGGTTTTTTGCTCCAGAAATAGGTGTTGCCCACGCTATGGCTGCCGAGGAATTTAATACCTCGCTCTGCCAGCGCCTCTCCTACCAACGTGTCGATCCCTCTATGATGGAAGAGTTCGTTGAATTCGTCATTGGTCCGGGTAATGAAGGGGGGCATATTGGGCGCGGACACCCAGCCCATGGGAAGAGAACCCCGGAAGAACAACGAGCTGGTATTCGCTATCTGGATCATGTTCCCCTGGAGCGCCGCATCCACTTCCGCATAATCAACAAGCTCTCCGGCGTAATGCAGGCTGATCTTCAGCCTGCCTCCGGACATCTTCTCCACCCTCTCGATAAAGGGCTTGATTGCCTTCTCGACCGCGAGGGAGCCCGGAGTGTGATGGCTCTGGAATTTCCACTTGATTTCCTTCTCCGCAGCCACCGATGGATTGCCGACGGCCAGCAGGCTCAGAAGAAGCACCGCTATCATTCCCAGCACGAGCATTTTCTTGTTCTCCATTCATTTCATCTCCCTTCGGATTAGTTTGATCGGGCTTTTACGGCGTTTTTTCACCTTGCATTCACCACCCCCACCTTTATCGTGATCGTGTGGCCTGAACCGTGACCCCTGGAAAGCAAACGACCTGTCTGCCTAAAGAACAACAGCGAACGATACATAATCTGTCTCCAGTTTACCACCGTATCCGGCCAATACAAGTCACTTGTTTTTACAATACTCTATTGATTTAACACTATAAAACTATCAACCCTGAAGTGTCACGTCAAGCGCAACAGAGCAGAGAGCATGGACGGGAAAGGGCTTCCGGAGTTCCGCGGCAGCCCTGGAAATACGTCGAGGCGACTGTCGAGCGACATCGGGAATTGCTCCTCCGTCATAAAGGAATAGCACCGCGAAGGGCATATCGCCGGAAGACGGTGCTCCTGTGCGGACCGAATTTTGCACACAAGACCCGCCCGTGTTTTGTCTTTTGTCTGGCCGAAGATCGGAGAGGCACGTTTTCCGTTCCTTTGCGCTAAGATAGAGAACAGTTCGTGCCATGGCACTCTTCGTCGCGGCCGGCGTGTGACAGTTCCATTTCCAGCGAAGGACATTCTCTTCTGAACCGTTTGCCTGTTGTCTTTAGACTCTCTGAATAAGGCTACGTCAGCCCCGCAGGACGCCTCGCAGAGCCTGATGCGACCTGAGTCAAGGAAAAGCGAAAGGCCTTTATTCAGGGTTTCCTTTACTTTTGGAAGTTCTTGCGTTTGAAGCGTAGCCTCCACTGAAAAACGGGGAGGGAGCGATCGGGCGCGACGGAAACGAAGTGCTCCCTGAAAAGGAAAACCTTCCGTTTTCCAAAAACATCATCCTTCGGAGGCCGGTCATGACGGAAGAAACAACCCGCGCACTCTTCAAGAAGATCTTCGGCGGTGACACGGGAGAGGTGGTCGTCACCTTCGCCCCTGGGCGCGTCAACCTCATCGGAGAACATACGGATTACAACGGGGGACATGTTTTTCCCTGCGCCATCACTCTGGGAACATGGATGGCGGCACGACTGCGACAAGACCGGACGTTCCGGCTCTACTCCGGCAATGTTCCTCACCAGGGTATCGCGACTTTTTCCATGGATCACATGGAGCGGAGTCCGGGCTCGGACTGGGCGGACTATCCCAAGGGTGTGGTGCGTATTTTCCGGGACGCTGGATTCCCCGTGACACGGGGATTTGACGCGGTCTATCTGGGGGATCTTCCCACCGGAGCGGGACTCTCGTCCTCCGCATCCATCGAGCTGGCCACGGCGACGATGCTCTCCGATCTCTTCGGGCTCGGTCTGGAGGACCAGGCGGGGCGGATTCGCATGGCCCTCCTGGGAAAAGAGACGGAGAATCGCTTCATCGGCGTGCAGTCGGGCATCATGGACCAGTTCGCCATCGCCCTGGGCAGGGCTGGCGCGGCGCTCTTCCTGGACTGCGCGACACTCCGCTACGAGGAAGTGCCTCTCGAACTCGGCGACTGCGATCTTGTCATCATGAACTCCAACGCGCCTCGGGAACTTGCGGGATCCAAGTACAACGAGCGCCGGGAGGAATGCGAACGGGCGCTACAGTCACTTCGAAACGCCGGACTCGCCGTGGGAAGTCTTGGAGAACTGGACGAGGCAACGTTCGAGGCCTGGTCTTCGGCAATCGAAGATCCGATCTGCCGCCGCCGGGCTCGCCACGCAGTCCTGGAAAATCGGCGGACCATCGCCGCAGTGCGGCTGCTGCGCCGGAATGAGTCCGGCGGGGCGGAGCGACTGCGCCGCTTCGGCGCACTCCTCAACGCCTCGCACCTCTCCCTGCAGTTCGACTATGACGTCACGGGACGGGATCTGGACTGTCTTGTGGAATCGGCGTGGCAGCAACGGCCGTGTCTCGGAGCCCGCATGACCGGCGGTGGTTTCGGAGGGTGCGCCATCGCCTTGGTGGAACGCAGCGGATACGAGGAGTTCGTGGAAGCCGTGGGGAAAAGCTACCTGGGCTTCACCGGCAGGGAATGCACATTCCTGCGCACCACCGCAGGCGAGGGTGCCCGCCGCATTTCCTGAACCAGACCGCACCGGGGAAATGCCGCACCTCTTCCAGACCGTCCTTCCCCGGCGGAGGACGCCTTTGGACCATGCTCCCGGTCTCACGTCCCCTGGGGAAAAACCCGGACTACACTGAACCGGTAGACCGTGCGGCTCCGAAAGACCGTTCCGGGACGGAGAATCCGAAGGGGAAGAAAGGGGCTGTTCACCGCATTGGGATACCACTGTGGTTCCAAGGCAATACCCACATGGGGCGCGCTCAAGGCACCGCCGCGGAGACGTTCTCCTTCGGCGATCCATCCTCCCGAGTAGAACACCACGCACGGTTCCGACGTGGTCATTTCGAGCACGCGCCCCGAGGCGGGATCACACAGCCTCACCTGGGGCGCGGAAGGGAATACTCCACCGGAAGCACGCAGCACGAAGGCGTGGTCGTATCCCCTTCCACGCACCACTTGGGGATGTGGACGCTCCAGATTTTTCCGGATTAACACGGAACGCCGGAAATCGAAGGGCGTTCCCTCCACCGGCAACGGCGACTCCGGAAGGTGGTGAGCATCAAGGGGGAGAAACGTCTCGGCGTCGATGCGCAGTTCCTGATCCAGGCCGGAGGCGACGCAGTTTCCGGAGAGATTAAAATAGGCATGGAAGGTCGGGTCGAGGAGCGTCGGACTGTCCGTCTCGCCCTCGTAGTCGATGACGAACACCCCTTCGTCGTCGAGAGTATAGGTGACGCACAGCCGCACTCTCCCCGGATAGCCGCCCTCCCCATCCGGACTCACGGTGCACAGGCGAAGCCCAACCCTGCGGGCTTCACGAAAGGGTTCACTCTTCCAGAGGCGACGGGAGAGGTCGCAGGCGCCGCCATGGAGACAGGCAGTTCCGTCGTTGGCCGTGAGAGAAAAGCTCTTTCCATCAAGCGAGAAGGATGCGCCGGAAATGCGCCCCGCCGTGGGACCGCAAAGGACACCGAACCAGTTGGGGTTTTTCTCGTACCCCGCGAGATCGTCGTAACCAAGCACAACGTTCTGCATCATGCCCTCCCGGTCTGGTGCGAGAAGCTCCACCACCGCTCCGCCATAATTCAGGCACGAGAGAACCAGCCCGCCCCCTTCCAGGCGGTAGAGGGTGACTTTCTCGTTTTTTCCGGTGATCCCGAAGGGATGTTCCGTGACGTTCACGGCAAGGGCACTTCCTTTTGCGGAAAACGCACTCGAAAAAACGCCGCCCCGTAACTCAAAGCCCACTGGAGCGCCAGAAACGCCGCAAGATCTCGTCCACCTGATCGACGTCGATGAGAAAGGCATCGTGCCCATGGTCGCTCTCGATCTCCTCGTAGGTGGCATGCGCGCCCCAATCCGCAGCGATACGAGACAGCTCCTCCACCTGCCAGTTGGGAAAGAGCAGGTCGCTTCCAATACCCACGGCGAGCAGATGTTTTCCCGCGAGGGCGTTACGCAGAAATTCCGGGCTCCGCCCCTCTCCGGCATCGTGCAGATCCATCGCCCGGGAGAGATAGAGATAGCAATTCGCGTCAAAACGTCGCACGAGCGATTCTCCCTGGTGATGCAGGTAGCTTTCCACCTGAAACTGCCCTTCCCACTCCAGAGGATTTCCCCGGGCGACACTCCGCATCCAACGGTCTACAAAGACCTGTTCACTCCGGTAGGTGATCATGGCGAGCATACGCGCCACGGAAAGCCCCTTTCTGGGGCCCTCGCCGGGAGGATAGGCACCACCCTGCCAGGCGGGATCGGCCATAATGGCCTGGCGTTGCACTTCGTTGAAGGCGATGGCCTGGGGATAGAGCCTCCAGGGAGCG
It encodes:
- a CDS encoding TRAP transporter substrate-binding protein, whose translation is MENKKMLVLGMIAVLLLSLLAVGNPSVAAEKEIKWKFQSHHTPGSLAVEKAIKPFIERVEKMSGGRLKISLHYAGELVDYAEVDAALQGNMIQIANTSSLFFRGSLPMGWVSAPNMPPFITRTNDEFNELFHHRGIDTLVGEALAERGIKFLGSHSVGNTYFWSKKPIKSLEDLKGFKVRFFGSMSDFVEHFGASPVMLPHPETYMAIATGTLDGSGTAWWLYRDLKLYEVCPYFIGPALQVPQGMELWASKAAWDALPEDLQMIVETAARAFNTDYMDAVTMEEREMFNKSFKEWGTTYIEFSDEDVKRIVNEFSLPYLDKVAAEQGPKDARVVKAVEIVKQFMKDYGYIE
- a CDS encoding galactokinase; protein product: MTEETTRALFKKIFGGDTGEVVVTFAPGRVNLIGEHTDYNGGHVFPCAITLGTWMAARLRQDRTFRLYSGNVPHQGIATFSMDHMERSPGSDWADYPKGVVRIFRDAGFPVTRGFDAVYLGDLPTGAGLSSSASIELATATMLSDLFGLGLEDQAGRIRMALLGKETENRFIGVQSGIMDQFAIALGRAGAALFLDCATLRYEEVPLELGDCDLVIMNSNAPRELAGSKYNERREECERALQSLRNAGLAVGSLGELDEATFEAWSSAIEDPICRRRARHAVLENRRTIAAVRLLRRNESGGAERLRRFGALLNASHLSLQFDYDVTGRDLDCLVESAWQQRPCLGARMTGGGFGGCAIALVERSGYEEFVEAVGKSYLGFTGRECTFLRTTAGEGARRIS
- a CDS encoding aldose epimerase family protein gives rise to the protein MNVTEHPFGITGKNEKVTLYRLEGGGLVLSCLNYGGAVVELLAPDREGMMQNVVLGYDDLAGYEKNPNWFGVLCGPTAGRISGASFSLDGKSFSLTANDGTACLHGGACDLSRRLWKSEPFREARRVGLRLCTVSPDGEGGYPGRVRLCVTYTLDDEGVFVIDYEGETDSPTLLDPTFHAYFNLSGNCVASGLDQELRIDAETFLPLDAHHLPESPLPVEGTPFDFRRSVLIRKNLERPHPQVVRGRGYDHAFVLRASGGVFPSAPQVRLCDPASGRVLEMTTSEPCVVFYSGGWIAEGERLRGGALSAPHVGIALEPQWYPNAVNSPFLPLRILRPGTVFRSRTVYRFSVVRVFPQGT
- the metX gene encoding homoserine O-acetyltransferase MetX, producing MGWDDAVINAGKLENLQNDPGASPSGAAEEFRGLVALPGLVLQSGRTLPGAVHAYARYGELNETRDNVVLLCHALTGSHHVAGTNVPGLPGAWWDALVGPHRALDTSRYCVFCFNILGSPYGSTSPVSPVPETGVPYGMHFPVITVRDMVEAQRIALEQLGVRRIAAVVGGSLGGMQALEWLLFHPDRVDRCAVVAAPWRLYPQAIAFNEVQRQAIMADPAWQGGAYPPGEGPRKGLSVARMLAMITYRSEQVFVDRWMRSVARGNPLEWEGQFQVESYLHHQGESLVRRFDANCYLYLSRAMDLHDAGEGRSPEFLRNALAGKHLLAVGIGSDLLFPNWQVEELSRIAADWGAHATYEEIESDHGHDAFLIDVDQVDEILRRFWRSSGL